The DNA window GGCCACTACTGCCGCCTCAACCGGGGAAAGAGCAGTTCCTCGTACCCGCGGCTGATGAAATATCCGGCCATGACCACGAGCATGATGCAGATGCCGGGGGGGACGAACCAGTTGAACTGGCCGTTACTGAGCGCCTGCGAGATGTACGCATCCTGCAACATGAACCCCCAGGAGATGCGCGTGGAGTCTCCAAACCCGAGGAAGCTGACCGCGGCCTCGGTGAGGATCGCCCAGCCGATCGCGAGCGAGCCATACAAGAGGGCCAGGGGCAGGACGTTCGGGGCGATGTGGACGAGCATCAGCCGAAGCGGTGAGGCGCCCAGCACCCGCGCGGACTCCACGAACCCGCGCTCCCGGAGGGAGAGGACCTGCGAGCG is part of the bacterium genome and encodes:
- a CDS encoding ABC transporter permease, with the translated sequence FVALIGTVVGIVAGFYGGWIDAVLMRLADIAFGIPFLPLVIVLVAFLGASLWNIVLTMALLLWKDTARVVRSQVLSLRERGFVESARVLGASPLRLMLVHIAPNVLPLALLYGSLAIGWAILTEAAVSFLGFGDSTRISWGFMLQDAYISQALSNGQFNWFVPPGICIMLVVMAGYFISRGYEELLFPRLRRQ